The window CGCACTGTTTCTGTTCCACTTCCGCTCGGCGCTGGTGGCAATCATCAGTCTACCGCTGGGGATTTTGGGCGCGTTTATCATCATGCGCTATCAGGGCGTGAACGCGAATATTATGTCGCTGGGCGGTATCGCGATTGCCATCGGCGCCATGGTGGATGCCGCGATTGTGATGATAGAAAACATGCATAAAGTCATTGAGCAGTGGCGACATGAAAACCCCGGCAAACAGCCACAGAATAACGAATGGTGGCAGTTAGCGGAACGGGCAGCGGTTGAAGTGGGGCCTGCGCTGTTTTGCAGCCTGCTGATCATTACGCTGTCGTTTGTGCCCGTGTTCTCACTGGAAGCGCAGGAAGGCCGCATGTTTTCACCGCTGGCCTTTACCAAAACCTATGCCATGGCCGTCGCCGCCGGATTAGGCATTACGCTGGTTCCGGTATTAATGGGGTATTTCGTGCGCGGTAAGATACCGGACGAACAGGCAAACCCGATCAACCGTTGGCTGATTGCGCTCTATCATCCAGTGCTGCAAAAAGTGCTGAGCTACCCGAAGATCACGTTGCTGGTTTCCGGCCTGCTGTTGCTACTGACGCTCTTTCCACTCAGTCGCCTGGGAAGCGAATTTATGCCACCGCTGGATGAAGGCGATCTGCTGTATATGCCTTCTACCCTACCCGGCATCTCCGCGCGTGAGGCGGGTCGCCTGCTGCAACAAACGGATCGGCTGATTAAAACCGTGCCCGAAGTTGAATCGGTTTTTGGTAAGGCCGGTCGTGCCGAAACGGCAACCGACCCCGCCCCGCTCACCATGCTGGAAAGTACGATTCGGCTGAAACCACGCGACCAATGGCGTGAGGGCATGACCATGGACAAACTGGTGGCCGAGTTGGATCGCACCGTCAGCCTACCGGGTATCGCCAACGTGTGGGTGCCACCGATTCGCAACCGGCTGGACATGCTAGCTACTGGTATCAAAAGCCCAGTAGGCATCAAGGTCAACGGCAATAATCTGGCAGACATCGAGCGCACCGCCGAGCAAATCGAACAGGTGGTCAAACAGGTTCCGGGCGTGACCTCTGCGCTGGCGGAACGGTTAGCGGGCGGGCGCTATATCGATATTGATATCGACCGACAACGCGCCGCACGCTACGGCGTATCCGTCGAAGAGCTTCAGTCGGTCGTCGCTACGCTCATCGGCGGGCAGAACATCGGCGAAACCATTGAAGGCCGCCAGCGTTATCCCATCAATATCCGTTACCCGCGTGAATTACGTGATTCGCTACAAAAATTGCGCGACCTGCCCATCGTGACGGCAAACGGTAGCAGAGTGACGCTGGCAGAATTGGCTGATATTCGCGTCAGCGAAGGGCCACCGATGCTGAAAAGCGAGAACAGTCGTCTGTCGGACTGGATTTATGTCGATCTGCGCGGCCGTGACCTGAAATCCGCCGTTGAAGACATGCAACAGGCCGTTGCCCAGCAGATTACGCTGCCGGAAGGGGTTTCGCTGAGCTGGTCCGGTCAATTTGAGTATCTGGAACGCGCCACGGAAAAAATGAAAGTCGTCGTGCCTTTTACGTTGCTGATCATTTTTGTGCTGTTGTACGTTACCTTCAACCGCATCAAAGATGCCTTGCTGATTATGGCAACGCTGCCGTTCGCGCTGATTGGCGGCGTCTGGCTGCTCTATATCCTTGGCTATAATCTTTCTGTAGCCGGTGCCGTGGGCTTTATTGCACTGGCGGGTGTCTCGGCGGAGTTTGGCGTCATTATGCTGCTGTACCTCAATCATGCGGTGGAGAAACACCGTGTGGCCGGTCAGGCGCTGTCGCGCCAGCAGTTAATGGATGCCATCCACGAAGGGGCGGTTCTGCGCGTACGGCCAAAAATGATGACCGTAGCGACGATTATGGCTGGGTTACTCCCCATTATGTGGGGTGGAGGCAGCGGGTCTGAAATCATGCAGCGGATCGCTGCACCGATGATCGGCGGGATGGTGAGCGCCCCCCTGCTGTCTATGCTGGTGATCCCTGCGGTTTATCTGCTATTGCACAAGGGGGAATCCGGTTTGCTGAAACGGTAAAGCCAGAGCGTGATTTTACGCAAATAACCTGCGGATAAATCACGCTTGCCATCGACTATCGATTGCCGATAACCGTTCTCCGCCCCTATAATGAAATCAGTTATCACAGAAATCTTAGGATAGGAAGGAGTTTAGCTATGGCTGTAACTAAGCTGGTACTGGTAAGACACGGTGAGAGCCAGTGGAACAACGAAAACCGCTTCACGGGCTGGTACGATGTCGATCTGTCCGACAAAGGCCGTTCAGAAGCCAAAGCCGCAGGTCAGCTGCTGAAAGACGAAGGTTTTGCCTTTGATTTCGCGTATACCTCCGTGCTGAAACGTGCCATTCACACACTGTGGAACGTACTGGACGAGCTGGATCAAGCCTGGTTGCCAGTTGAAAAATCCTGGAAACTGAACGAACGCCACTACGGTGCGCTGCAGGGTCTGAACAAAGCCGAAACCGCTGAGAAATACGGTGACGAGCAGGTTAAACAATGGCGTCGTGGTTTCGCAATTACGCCTCCAGAGTTGACGCGTGATGACGAACGTTTCCCTGGCCACGATCCGCGTTACGCTTCTCTGAGCGACAAAGAGCTGCCGCTGACTGAAAGCCTGGCGCTGACCATCGAACGTGTTGTGCCTTACTGGAATGAAACCATCCTGCCACGTATCAAGAGCGGCGAGCGCGTTATCATCGCGGCTCACGGTAACTCACTGCGTGCACTGGTGAAATATCTGGACAACATGGGCGAAGACGAAATTCTGGAACTGAATATCCCAACTGGCGTGCCGTTGGTTTATGAGTTCGACGAGAACTTCAAGCCAATCAAACGTTACTACCTGGGCAACGCAGACGAAATCGCTGCAAAAGCTGCTGCAGTAGCAAATCAGGGTAAAGCGAAGTAATTTACCTCTGAATGAGAAAAACCCGGCCTGTGCCGGGTTTTTTATTTATGTTCTATGACGCGCCAGCTAGCACGCCATTCTATATTACTTGCTGCGGCGTTCGCGTACCGCAGACGCTAACTGGCGCAGCAGAGATTCCGTATCTTCCCAGCCAATACACGCGTCAGTCACACTGCGGCCATAAACCAGCGGTTCACCGCTTTCCAGACTTTGGTTGCCTTCAACCAGATGGCTTTCTACCATCACGCCCATAATCGCTTTGTCGCCCTGAGCGATCTGCCCACTGACGTCAGTACAGACATCCATCTGCTTTTTGAACTGCTTGCTGCTGTTCGCATGGCTGAAATCGATCATGACCTGCGGTGTCAGACCCGCTTTTTCCAAGCCAACCTTCACGTCTTTAACGTGTTCAGCGCTGTAGTTCGGCGTTTTACCGCCGCGCAGAATGATATGGCAATCGTTGTTACCGCTGGTGTTCACGATAGCCGAATGGCCCCATTTGGTCACAGACAGGAAGCAGTGCGGCGCGCTGGCGGCGTTAATCGCATCAATCGCGACCTTGATGGTGCCGTCGGTGCCGTTTTTAAAGCCAACAGGGCATGACAGGCCAGATGCTAATTCACGGTGAACCTGAGATTCTGTCGTACGTGCGCCGATAGCGCCCCAGCTCATCAAATCCGCCAGGTATTGCGGGGTGATCATGTCCAGAAATTCACCCGCCGCTGGCAAACCGGTATCGTTAATTTCCAGCAGCAGCTGGCGCGCAATACGCAGGCCATCGTTGATCTGGAAGCTATTGTCCATGTGCGGATCGTTGATGAGCCCTTTCCAGCCAATCGTGGTACGTGGTTTTTCAAAATAAACCCGCATAACCACTTCCAGATCGGCGCTCAGTTCATCACGCAGCGTCAGCAAACGCGCGGCGTACTCTTTTGCCGCTTTCGTGTCGTGGATCGAGCAAGGACCGATCACCACCAGCAGGCGATCGTCATTGCCGTTGAGAATTTTATGGATGGCAGTACGCGCGAACGATACCGTTTCCGCTGCCTTCTCCGTGGCTGGAAACTTTTCTAGCAAAGCAACCGGCGGCAAAAGTTCATTAATCTCTTTAATTCTTAAATCATCATTTTGGTAATTCATAAATAAATCCATCGGTTCCGAAACGGTATGTTAACCCCATCCAATACGCGCCATCCCGCCTGTACGGGTAGCCTGAGAAACGGGATGTTTCATATTGAAGATTGATTATTATATGTCAAGCTGGTGTTATCAGGGCGCTGAAATCAACGGGATTTACGCGATCAAATGCTCTCAGATGGCGCATCCGTCCTATTTTCACCAGAAAATAGCACAACCAACAGGTCAGTGAACCGCAGAATAGGTTTTCTCTGCGGATTTCAGTAAAGTGGAATAAAACCGCTACTCAGGGTGATCTATGGCACATAACCACAGCCACGCAGAATCAGGCAACAGTAAACGCCTGCTGGCCGCGTTTATCATTACCGCCACGTTTATGGTGGCAGAAGTTATTGGCGGCCTGTTGTCCGGCTCCCTCGCCCTGCTCGCCGATGCGGGGCATATGCTGACGGACGCCGCCGCGCTGTTCGTCGCGCTTGTCGCCGTGCGTTTTGCACAGCGTAAGCCCAATGCCCGCCATACCTTCGGCTATTTGCGACTCACGACCCTCGCCGCTTTTGTGAACGCGCTGACGCTGATACTGATTACCGCGTTCATCTGCTGGGAAGCTATCCAACGCTTCTATGAGCCACAGCCCGTTGCGGGCGTGCCTATGCTACTTGTCGCCATCGCCGGGTTACTGGCAAACATCGTGGCGTTTTGGCTGTTACACCACGGTAGCGAGGAGAAAAATATTAACGTCCGCGCGGCAGCCCTGCATGTGCTGGGCGACCTGCTCGGATCCGTCGGCGCGATTGCCGCTGCCGTGATCATCCTTTATACCAACTGGACGCCTATCGACCCGATTCTTTCTATTTTGGTGTCGTGTCTGGTGCTGCGTAGTGCGTGGGCGCTATTAAAAGAAAGCATTCACGAATTGCTGGAAGGCACACCTAGCCAGCTTAGCGTTGAGGTTCTACAGAAAGATCTGACGCTGAATATTCCCGAAGTCAGAAATATCCACCACGTTCATTTATGGCAGGTTGGCGAAAAGCCGATGATGACGCTGCATGCGCAGGTGGTTCCGCCACACGATCATGATGCGTTGTTAAGACGTATTCAGGAATATTTACTGCAGAACTATCAGATTGAGCACGCAACGGTACAGATGGAATATCAACGCTGTGATGATGACCACTGCGCTTTCCACCATCAGGAAAGCCGTCATTCGGCTATTCATTATGATGAAAAGCATGAGGCGAAAGGCCACCACCACAAGCATTAAGTTTGGATTAAACGCCCTGTGAAGCCGCGTTGACGCGGTTTTCCTGCGCGCTCTTAATCCATAGCCAGGAGCCGTTCAGCGCGATCAGCGTCAGGATCGCGTATTCTACCGCCATCGCGTAGACGCCCTGATAAGCAAAGATCACCACACTGATGACGTCAATCACGACCCACAGCAGCCAGTTCTCGACGTATTTACGCGTCATCAGTATCATCGCCACGATCGACAGCACCATCATGGTGGAATCCCAGAATGGGAACGCATCCGGCTGGAGAGTCGGCATCTGCACTGACAGCCCGAGCCCTTGCATACCAGAAACGGCAATACGCGTCAGCACGGCAAACACCGCATCAATGTAGAACGTCATCAAGCCAATCGCGACAACACACGCCACCGACCAGCCAATCAGTTTCTGCATTGGCAACCAGCGGATGCGCAGTTCCACTTCCTGCGAGTCCGTCTTGCGCGTCCAGGCATACCAGCCATAAATATTGGCGGCAAAAAAGAAGATTTGCAGCAACAGGCTGGCATAGAGCTGAATCTGGAAAAAGATCACGGCGAACAGCGTGACGTTAATCAACCCGAACAGATAGTTGATGGTTTTTTCCTGACTCGCAAACCAAATACACAGCAGGCCAAACAGCGTACCGATCGCCTCAATCCAGGAAAGATCGTATCCCCCTTCCCCCAAAGGAATGTGAATTAAAATGTTGCTGGTACTAAAAAAATCCATCTCACCACCCTGTCTCAATTATTGTAAGAAATGTCTATCAAGATGCCCTGATTCGCCGTCAGGCATTCCCTTTCACACGCAATTTTAGCGAAGCCGCAAAATCCAGCATGCGATTCAGCGGGATTAATGCGCCTTCTCGCAGAGCGGCATCAACATGAATCTCATGAGCGCGTCCCCCTTGTTCCAGGCCGTTAGCAATCGCTTCCAGCCCATTCATCGCCATCCACGGACAGTGTGCACAACTGCGGCAGGTTGCCCCTTCACCCGCTGTCGGCGCTTCCAGCAACGTTTTCTCCGGGCAAGCCTGTTGCATCTTGTAGAAAATGCCGCGATCGGTCGCCACAATCAGTTCGCGCTGCGGCAACGTTTTTGCCGCCTGAATCAGTTGGCTGGTCGACCCAACGGCATCAGCCATCTCTACCACGCTTTGCGGCGACTCTGGATGGACCAGAATTGCCGCATCCGGGTACAGGATCTTCATGCGCTTCAGCGCCTGCGTTTTAAATTCGTCATGCACAATGCACGCGCCTTGCCAGCACAGTACATCCGCTCCTGTCTGCTTTTGTACATAGCTTCCCAGATGACGGTCCGGTGCCCAGATAATCTTTTCTCCCAGGCTATCCAGATGCTCGATCAACTCCACCGCGATACTGGATGTGACCACCCAATCGGCACGCGCCTTTACCGCCGCCGACGTATTGGCATACACCACTACCGTGCGATCCGGATGTGCATCGCAAAAACGACTGAATTCATCAACGGGGCAACCGAGATCGAGCGAGCATTCGGCTTCCAACGTGGGCATCAGAATCGTTTTTTCTGGATTGAGTATCTTAGCGGTTTCCCCCATGAAGCGGACCCCCGCCACCAACAGTGTCGATGCCGAATGGGTGCTGCCGAATCGCGCCATTTCCAGCGAGTCCGCCACGCAGCCACCGGTTTCCTCTGCCAGCGCCTGAATTTCAGGATCGGTATAGTAGTGCGCTACCATGACGGCGTTTCTTTCCCGCAGCAGTGTTTTTATCCTGCTACGATAGTGCTGTTTCGCCTCAGCCGATAATGGCTTCGGTTTCGGCGGAAACGGATAAATGGTCTCATTGCTATCAAAAAGGATACTCATATGGATTTCCACGATGACAACTCGGGTTGTAACACCGGATACTGATTCACTATCAGCCTCGGAGTTTTTTATCCTAAACAAAATACCGAAAAAACGCCCTAAAGTCGCGGTGTTTTTTCTAGGCAGCTCACCAT is drawn from Pectobacterium aroidearum and contains these coding sequences:
- the aroG gene encoding 3-deoxy-7-phosphoheptulonate synthase AroG, producing MNYQNDDLRIKEINELLPPVALLEKFPATEKAAETVSFARTAIHKILNGNDDRLLVVIGPCSIHDTKAAKEYAARLLTLRDELSADLEVVMRVYFEKPRTTIGWKGLINDPHMDNSFQINDGLRIARQLLLEINDTGLPAAGEFLDMITPQYLADLMSWGAIGARTTESQVHRELASGLSCPVGFKNGTDGTIKVAIDAINAASAPHCFLSVTKWGHSAIVNTSGNNDCHIILRGGKTPNYSAEHVKDVKVGLEKAGLTPQVMIDFSHANSSKQFKKQMDVCTDVSGQIAQGDKAIMGVMVESHLVEGNQSLESGEPLVYGRSVTDACIGWEDTESLLRQLASAVRERRSK
- the nadA gene encoding quinolinate synthase NadA, whose protein sequence is MSILFDSNETIYPFPPKPKPLSAEAKQHYRSRIKTLLRERNAVMVAHYYTDPEIQALAEETGGCVADSLEMARFGSTHSASTLLVAGVRFMGETAKILNPEKTILMPTLEAECSLDLGCPVDEFSRFCDAHPDRTVVVYANTSAAVKARADWVVTSSIAVELIEHLDSLGEKIIWAPDRHLGSYVQKQTGADVLCWQGACIVHDEFKTQALKRMKILYPDAAILVHPESPQSVVEMADAVGSTSQLIQAAKTLPQRELIVATDRGIFYKMQQACPEKTLLEAPTAGEGATCRSCAHCPWMAMNGLEAIANGLEQGGRAHEIHVDAALREGALIPLNRMLDFAASLKLRVKGNA
- a CDS encoding efflux RND transporter permease subunit — its product is MIAYVIRWSLNNRLLVLLAALFMAAWGLISLQKTPLDALPDLSDVQVIIRVSYPGKAPQVVENQVTYPLTTTMLSVPGAKTVRGFSMFGDAYVYVLFEDGTDPYWARSRVLEYLSQVQSSLPAEAKTSLGPDATGVGWIYEYALVDRSGKYSLADMRGFQDWLLKYELKTVPDVAEVASVGGMVKQYQIVVDPERMRTQGITHQQIVSAVQAANQENGGSVLELGEAEYMVRTTGYLKTAQDFNHVMITTRNGIPVLLQDVATLREGPEMRRGIAELNGEGEVAGGIIVLRYGKNALNTLHAVKARLQEIQKSLPVGVEIVPTYDRSQLIEHAIDTLSFKLLEEFVVVAVICALFLFHFRSALVAIISLPLGILGAFIIMRYQGVNANIMSLGGIAIAIGAMVDAAIVMIENMHKVIEQWRHENPGKQPQNNEWWQLAERAAVEVGPALFCSLLIITLSFVPVFSLEAQEGRMFSPLAFTKTYAMAVAAGLGITLVPVLMGYFVRGKIPDEQANPINRWLIALYHPVLQKVLSYPKITLLVSGLLLLLTLFPLSRLGSEFMPPLDEGDLLYMPSTLPGISAREAGRLLQQTDRLIKTVPEVESVFGKAGRAETATDPAPLTMLESTIRLKPRDQWREGMTMDKLVAELDRTVSLPGIANVWVPPIRNRLDMLATGIKSPVGIKVNGNNLADIERTAEQIEQVVKQVPGVTSALAERLAGGRYIDIDIDRQRAARYGVSVEELQSVVATLIGGQNIGETIEGRQRYPINIRYPRELRDSLQKLRDLPIVTANGSRVTLAELADIRVSEGPPMLKSENSRLSDWIYVDLRGRDLKSAVEDMQQAVAQQITLPEGVSLSWSGQFEYLERATEKMKVVVPFTLLIIFVLLYVTFNRIKDALLIMATLPFALIGGVWLLYILGYNLSVAGAVGFIALAGVSAEFGVIMLLYLNHAVEKHRVAGQALSRQQLMDAIHEGAVLRVRPKMMTVATIMAGLLPIMWGGGSGSEIMQRIAAPMIGGMVSAPLLSMLVIPAVYLLLHKGESGLLKR
- the zitB gene encoding CDF family zinc transporter ZitB → MAHNHSHAESGNSKRLLAAFIITATFMVAEVIGGLLSGSLALLADAGHMLTDAAALFVALVAVRFAQRKPNARHTFGYLRLTTLAAFVNALTLILITAFICWEAIQRFYEPQPVAGVPMLLVAIAGLLANIVAFWLLHHGSEEKNINVRAAALHVLGDLLGSVGAIAAAVIILYTNWTPIDPILSILVSCLVLRSAWALLKESIHELLEGTPSQLSVEVLQKDLTLNIPEVRNIHHVHLWQVGEKPMMTLHAQVVPPHDHDALLRRIQEYLLQNYQIEHATVQMEYQRCDDDHCAFHHQESRHSAIHYDEKHEAKGHHHKH
- the pnuC gene encoding nicotinamide riboside transporter PnuC; translated protein: MDFFSTSNILIHIPLGEGGYDLSWIEAIGTLFGLLCIWFASQEKTINYLFGLINVTLFAVIFFQIQLYASLLLQIFFFAANIYGWYAWTRKTDSQEVELRIRWLPMQKLIGWSVACVVAIGLMTFYIDAVFAVLTRIAVSGMQGLGLSVQMPTLQPDAFPFWDSTMMVLSIVAMILMTRKYVENWLLWVVIDVISVVIFAYQGVYAMAVEYAILTLIALNGSWLWIKSAQENRVNAASQGV
- the gpmA gene encoding 2,3-diphosphoglycerate-dependent phosphoglycerate mutase; this encodes MAVTKLVLVRHGESQWNNENRFTGWYDVDLSDKGRSEAKAAGQLLKDEGFAFDFAYTSVLKRAIHTLWNVLDELDQAWLPVEKSWKLNERHYGALQGLNKAETAEKYGDEQVKQWRRGFAITPPELTRDDERFPGHDPRYASLSDKELPLTESLALTIERVVPYWNETILPRIKSGERVIIAAHGNSLRALVKYLDNMGEDEILELNIPTGVPLVYEFDENFKPIKRYYLGNADEIAAKAAAVANQGKAK